The Dioscorea cayenensis subsp. rotundata cultivar TDr96_F1 chromosome 18, TDr96_F1_v2_PseudoChromosome.rev07_lg8_w22 25.fasta, whole genome shotgun sequence genome includes the window TGTTGATATGATTTTTGGAATCTCATTGAATTCTCTTGTGACTTTCTGAGAAATCTTATGCTTTTTCTTCCTCAAAAAATGGGTAGGAGAATGAATGCCAGAGGATGATATCCTTATATTCATTTTTAAAGCTGCAATACAGGTGCGTAAATAAATTTACTTCTTGAGATTTTACCGTTCTTAAATATATCATAGTTACAGAAAGAAAAATCTGTATATTTTTCAGAAATTCAACAGTTATAGAAAATAACATCTTTGTTTTCAGAATTCCATGTTTATATAGAGAAATCTCTTGAgtgatatttcttttgttttcatgcaCTGCAATAGTTATAAACTTCTTTTAAGTGAAAGACTTTAAGCTGTATCTAATGACATTTCAAGGTTGAGAAGAGGGACATGCATTTATTAACTTCTTTTGCTCAAACTCTTAATTTCTCCACAGAATTGTTCTTGATAGCACCATTATTTACACATGATACTCTTAGTATGTTCACTACTTGGACATCCAAAATTCCCTCTGTCACATCCTACTTAATATCAATATTCAAATTACCTATCTAGGTCATCATGGAGATTGAATTTCTAGGTGAGGGATCATCAACATTAAGAAATTTAACAATTCGTCGGttgaaagtggtggtggaaaataAGCTCTAGTTCTGGTCACACAAAATCAAGGTCAAAGTACTGTCAAATAAGCAACATTTAGGAcctatatatatctcatatttcATTGCAGAGAAAATCCTTTTTTGTAGATGGATATCTTGTTCATCTTACTAGCTTTTCGCCTTTATTCTAAAAGGACCAATGGATCAATGACAGAGCATCTCGGGATATTCGGTTTGATGTGTTCTAAGATTTTGTgactttttcattttctcttttaattattcttgaGTTTGCAAGACATGGACATCctatatcatgtttttttttttaaaattgggtTACCGTTTCTAGAAATGTATgtcttcaaaaaaattaaaattttcaacgGTCTTGTCTTGCATTAGGATGATGAAATTTTGACAAtggatcaattttttttttttttttaaataatagacgacaagcgtcctttttatatgaatataaacagtactggaaCATGGATGTACAGTGTATGTACcgtatgagaataatataagaatcccgGATGAACagtgtaaataatttataatcatcTTCCATCAAAACTCactcattattaatattaattgcaTGGTTGGTTTTTTATTCTCTATAGTCCCAGATTTAGAAAAATACGCTACTATACAATCAAAtactgtttaaatttcacaatcATGATTACCACCTAAATCGGATGGCTTTAGCTATAAGTGGTGATTTCGAGTAAACCTTCATTGTTGGTGATATTGTTTAATTACCTCATGTTTCGAGTGAGCCTTCTTTGTTGGTGGTTGGATTTTACTCatgttttttccttatttttctatgttttctcttcaacTTTTGTACTTTTGCATTCAAGTGTtgttcattcatttttatttatttatttattttatagaaaaggtagttgtaaaattttaaatagttaattagTAAGCAAGACCAATCCTTTAATTCAATGCATGgttttgaaaatatgaattttaagtaaaaataattaaataattgtctTCACAAGTAACATGTTAAGGtagttgtaaaattttaaatagttaattagTAAGCAAGACCAATCCTTTAATTCAATGCATGgttttgaaaatatgaattttaagtaaaaataattaaataattgtctTCACAAGTAACATGTTATTACTTCAATTAGCAAAATTAAATAGTAAACGAAGGTTACCAAAGCGATAAAAATTGGAACGCAAAGATCATACAATTAATTTTGGTAGGAGTGCAAGCTTAATGTTTGGAAGTGAGCCacttactaatatatatatatatatatatatatatatgaggatcgATCCTCTGTGCACGTTCACAGATTTTtaatctgtgaacgttgctTTGGACCGTTGGATTTCGATCCAACGGTCGAACACTATTCAATGAACAGTATTACTGTGTTTATGAACAGTAGCACagtaaaaagtgggatgcacagtaaaaacaaaattaaaactaatgaacTCATTAATCTAAAATTATCTCTCACTGTAGCTACTGGGTAGTATTACTGTAGCTCTCTGTAGACGTCTATGCACGTCCACAGAGAaccttttctatatatatatatatatatatggaaaaacatcatctaagtaagtccctagatttcaaatctagggacgttttaaatttaaaccgttggaaaaacatcatctaagtaagtccctagatttcaaatctagggacgttttaaatctaaaccgttggatcatcatccgatggttgattgattatataaacatcttGTACACGCTTTTTCACTGTTTCACGTATCATCGTACAACATCGTAGAACGCGGTTTTCTcatgttcataatgataagagtgGTCGATTTTTCATCCGACGTAGCTActtatggacatccctagatttgaaatctagggacgtccctagatgatggattctatatatatatatatatatggataataGGCGATAAAGCCCCATATCAGACAATAAATGTCTATTACATGCATACCCATCACTTGTCAAGCGCTATATGAAACAATAGAAATTTACTATGTGTAcatcaaaaaaatttgtataaatCACATTAAGCTAATAAGTCCTCTGTACTATGCAATTTTAGAGGAaagaaatacaattttttttacagaAAAAAGGGGCGGAGCcagaaaaattttatagggggccaaattttttttttagaagaaaatgaaaaaaaaatttattgagtACAAGTAAAAAAGTGAAGgagacaaaataatatatttttataaatattttaaaaaatatattttttttaaataatgtatatactaatttatagaaaattaggTTGTggaacaataattttattactatataattaatttattgaatgtcaagagattaaataataaaattttataaatatattttatctgaataaatattttataatatttttaaattttctatactaatttgtaaaataaaccaattagcatctaaatagaaatactaatttattttaaattatttattcattttatttagatttttattataaataaataagcatttttttaattgttttttatttcttttataatttttatattatataaggGGATTTTGTAAAATGATGGTTGGtaataaagattttttaaaatcaataaaactattatataatttttatattatataaggAGATTTTGTAAAATGGTGGTTGGtaataaagattttttaaaatcaataaaattattatataatttttatattatataaggGGATTTATTAAAGTGGGGCGTTGGTAATAAAgattttttgaaattaagatGTGAAATGGGGTTTGTAATAAAgattttttgaaattaagatGTGAAATGGGGTTTGtaataaagattttttaaaatcaataaaactattatataatttttatattatataaggGGATTTTGTAAAATGGGCGTTGGtaataagattttttaaaattaataaagctCACTCCCAGTGGAGACTTATTTTGAAAGTATAATACTTTCATTAGTTACTTTaactttttctctcatttcttttggttcctatacttaaaaatatttctgattagtctctctatttttgaaaatgtaccAACTTAATTAGAAATACTCCCAACTagtttctctatttttaaaaatgagtaGGTGTATTTTTAATAGTAGAGATACTAGTTATGAGCATTTCTAATTAAATgggcatatttttaaaaatagagagacTAATCAGGAGTATTTTCGAGTAAagggaccaaaaaaaaaaaaaaaattcaggaattattttggtgattatacctattttaaatagcatttttttagtaaaaccTGAAAATAGTAGATAAGTAATATTGTTATAGGACGGTGAGTATAAAGTTTCAATTTAACGTTTGTACGGCCACTATCAAGTGACAATCCACTAAGGTATGTCCACTAGAGTTACACATGAAGCTAATGTTTACCAGAGTTAAACAAACATGTTTTAGAATAGAAATGCAATCCCCAATATCTTGAAGTTACCCACTTCCCGGAATTGGTCCACTAATTGATCCCGgaattttattgatgattgtaACATATTCACAAACATTATTtgctattaattaaaaaaaaaaatcaagcttaTGCAAATATTATGACTTTTctctcaaatataaaaataaaaatggaaaaaataaaggAGACAAAGATAGATTCAATCAATGAATGGTTTAGTTATCCctaatttgtatataaaaaaaaaaaaaaaccaaagaagacagtttgcaatatttttttcaactgAGGAATTCTATCAATATTTGtcatatatattagaaaaagaaaaaaaaaatgaaaatcaaagttAGAAGCAAGATGCTGTAAGAAACATCAACCTGATGGCCTATCTGAATTTTCCAAGAAATTACCTTTGGCTATAGAAatcaacatttaaaattagggtttatttttacatttatacCCTTGGGCAAAAGTCAGTGGGATAGAAGAAGCTGTGGGGAAATTCTagccataaaaaataatagtattttATTGGTGGTGCATGGGATAGTGCTCAAGGGCCTTGCTGAAATAAATACTTTACATAGggttaaatataaatatcatcaGAAATAGGATGATTTTGTATAGGGGTAAAATGTAATATCAAGATTTTATAGGGTTATATGCTCATAGAACTTGAAATTTTGGTCTTCAGATTCTTTCAAACACTCAAATAATATATACTCATAAATGTTTGAATTACTTAACACAATAACATAGACCGAGTCTTTCAAGTCATTGAAACTAAATCAATTCAAAAGTATATTACAAAGAccagaaatttcaaaaaatcaGAACAATTCAAAAGCAATCAGAGTCCaaaatttcttttatctttcaaattaaattaaagcatCCATCAATTCCAACAAACAATCAACCCCTGTTTGCATTTCTTGGTAACAAGATGATATTATACATCAGTTTGGTATTATTATAGAACTTCAtcccaaaaaacaaaagaccaaaataaaattatgaaccAAAACACAGCTAAGTTTACATTGATTCCACTCAAAGTCATGTATTGTAGATTCTGTTCTGTGTTTTTCTTGTATTCGTCGTCTTATCGATTCCGGCAAAAAGGAACTTAAAGCAAGCTTGAATCAATCACTCACAAGTATAAAATCTCATTTATGGAAGCTTCTTCTCCTTATCATTTCGCCGAATTTCCTAAACAtggtcttcttctttttctgatTAGCTGAAGTGAGACTGTCATTCTCCATAACTTTAAGGTTATCCGATGCATCTAAATGATCGTAACCATCTAAACTCAAAGTTCCAGTGTCATCAGTGACAATCGAAGAAGGAACTTTCCAATCGGAGATATTACTGATAGATGCAAACATTCGATCCCTTTCGTACTCTGGTGACTCTCTTGCATCAAATGCAGGTCCTTTGAACTTTCCTGGTTCCCCAATTGAATGCCTTCGCCCATTTTGAATTTTCAGATTATCTCCCTTCCATCGATCAGACAAAAATTTTGTTGTGCTCTTGTTGATCTTATCATCATTCGCTACAACTCGCGTCTGTCTAAATGATCGGCTCTCAAATGAACCAGTGGAAGCCGTTGCAGCTAACAAACCCTTCAGCTCATTCACACTACCAAGTGCCGCGGCTTCGCTGACCTTAAGGCTATCATAGTCTTGCTTGATCTTTTGCACAACGTTCTCTTTCTCAGCGATCATGTCCTTAAGATGTGAATTTTCATTCCGGACAATCTCCAAGGTTTCTTTCACAACCGAAGCCTCGTTCACGGCTTGCTTCAATATGTCCCGCAACTTGGCGTTCTCGTCTCTAACTACTCTTTGAGAATCAATCAATTTATCATTCTCTTGTCTTCCTTTCGATATCTCCTCCTCGGACACCTTCATACAATCTATAAACCCGTCCTCTTTTGCATTCCAAGCGGCCACGGTTTCCTCTAATTCAAACCTCAACCTCTCAGATTCCTCCACGGCCGCTTGATACTTCTCTTCGACACTCTTCAGTTGGTTCTTACTCCGGTGAGCATCAACCCTTGCATTATCCAATTCCGTCTCCGTGATCAAGAGTTTCTCCTTCACTTGATTCATCTCCGTCGTGACTTCCTTTAGCGCAATAGCCAAATCATCCATTGCCTTCTTACTCTTCTCCTCTGCTGCCATTGCCGACTTGAGCTCATTCCTAAGCATCATGATATCCTTCTCCTCTGTGCCACTGCCATTAACCAAACTCTCCGAGTTTTTCAAGCTCTCTTTAAGCGATCTAATCTCCAACTTGGCTTCTTCAAGCGAAATCTTCGTCTGCTCAAGAAGTTTGGTCTGTGAGATCATCGACTCAAGCATCTTTCTTTCCGAATCCTTCGTCTTCTCCACCTCCAACTCCAAAAACTCAATTCTATCCTTATACAACTTCAAACCATCATTTCCACTATTCTGTGCCGAAACCATCTTTTTCGCCTCCGCAAGCTCTTTCAAAACCCTGGATTTCTCATCCCTCATCTTCTTCAGCTCATCTTGCAGCAAATTCAATTGCTGTTGCATTTCTGAAACCCTAACTgcttttttctaataaataacacatcaaaacacaaacatccataaatcaaaatagacagaatcaaatcaaatgaaatgataacaataacaatgacaataacaataacaataacaacataaaTACCTCAGTAagtgaaaaagatgaagaagaagcagaagaagatttgattgaaggtTTCCTATCAAAAGGTTTTGTAGACTTTGAATCAGAAGAAGATGAATCAGGTGAATTAGGGTTTCCTCTGCTTGATTTTGATGGAGAGCTTCTCAAATTAGGGATTATAACTGATGTTTTCTGGGCCAtttctaacaaaaattcaaaatccaaaACCAATCAAACAGATTTCATGGAAatgaacaacaaacaaacaaaaaaaaaatttccattacCTTTGACTTTCAGAGCAAATCAATTTGCAACAAAAATCAGTGATGATTCAAACCCTAACTGCAAAACAATTGGAGGAAATcagcaacaaaaaaatttgaaaaaaaaaaacaaaaataaaaataatgatattaaaattcaacagggaacaaaaagaagaggaaTTGATCAAGAATTGTTACTTGAGAAgggatttctttgattttaatttttggaattggattgaaaaatttgGGAATTTGTGGAAAAATTGGAAGGAAAACCAAATTGAATGGTTTTGCAAGaagtcattttttattttttttggagtaAAAAACTGAGTGCTCGTGGGCTCTTGTATCTAGTCTTTGGCGCACTCGAGGACTGTTATGCAATCTCAGCCGTTGGATTTGGGATCATGAGATGAACGGACGGTGATGATTGCAGAGTTAGTGAGGCGTTGAAATGTTTGGGAAGGGATTTTTTGCATTTAAGTCCTTGATAGTGatatatttatgaattatatcttggtatttttttcatttaagccattttaaaatgttttaattattattttacctctttcaaatttttttttttgcttttacacCCTTATTGAAAGTGATTTTACTTTTTTGGGATTTAAATGtgaaaaaagttttaaaaaaaaagaaaaaaaaactaaaaataaagtcCCAAGTTTTGGAAGAGTATGTTTGGAAGTTACGCTTTCATGATATCCGAACATTAGTTACctatatataatcttttattttattttctaaaatattaaagattTAGGGTTTATGATTATGGAAATATTTCTAAtagcataaattttttttataattttttttatttttataacaaaattatgaaaatagtaCACgtatcacattttttttattttactacaGTTTATTTACATGATGATAATAGAAAAcaagataaaatttattttatacatgataattttgttttgtttattattaaggGTTGAGGAGgtctttataaaattttttttttacatattaatctttgatatctttgctattattttttttttttacaaatatgaacaaatcaCATGTCAGGAATGAATATATGAGAGATTGATTTTTATAACACATGTGCCTTCCACCTATAATAATTAAGATTGGAATCCACCTTTCTTAATATGCAAAAAATCTTATACCAACTCAAATTACAAATATAGAAACAATTTAATTTTagtaagaaaatatttaaaataaaataaaattatttatttatttataatggaACACATGGTAACATTCCAaagatttatataattatgaaacTGAGTTATCCATAAAATGACCTTATTTATtgcatttataaataataataattagttcaATTTAAAATGTTAATATATGGTTATGAGAAggaagagaaattaaaaaatatgccctaataggtttttaaaaaaaataatgtttaaaaagcaaattaaaatacaaatggggtttaaaaaatatatacaagaatgcttgtcattttaaaaaataataatattttaaaaacaaataggtttttcaaaaaaaaaaaattaaaatcttatattttttttaaatcaatggtACTTAAAGATTGGCTAAAgaactttttttctttggtgcgtagtatttggtgttattttacaaaatggtttcataatatatatatattataaaaagtaCTTGTCCGACTAAGAAGATAGGTTTGACTCCTAACTAGGCAAATTGAAGGATACATATGTtataaaactcaattttttgtatgtatatatccATAACAAGCggctcatatttgttaaaaaaaaacgtttgatttgaaaaataggcaaataaaaaatcttttaagGGAGCTGtatgaaaatataaacaaaattgaaaagCTAATAGGGTGaacttaaatttgaattatgtCAAGAATTATTGCAATGCTTAAGTAGGCTAACAGAATTTGATAACTAGAAATGATGTGTGCTTACATGGATGaattaattagggtttttgatgaTGCTTAACTCTAAAGTAGAGCAACCTTATTcaggatgatgatgttgtttcaaGGAAAAGAATTTGGTACCAAAACTGAACAAGAGGACACCATGATGTGatatcccaatatttttaaataaatattaaaagtacttttttttttatcattgccTACAATTTTATCGGaatcataaattataaattaattcacGTCAAATATTAAAAACCCTACAAAAGAATtgacatctttgtttttttgcaaacacaaatatttaaacttgAAATTACTAATTTGAAATAGCATCTAATTGgttccatatttttttcaactaatgtattaaaattaaacttctttcaatatttatttgtaatatttatttttttaaaaaattatgtaactTTTCCATGCTGATGAGCTGGAAAAAGGATCCAATTATTTCGAAA containing:
- the LOC120282583 gene encoding WEB family protein At3g02930, chloroplastic-like gives rise to the protein MAQKTSVIIPNLRSSPSKSSRGNPNSPDSSSSDSKSTKPFDRKPSIKSSSASSSSFSLTEKKAVRVSEMQQQLNLLQDELKKMRDEKSRVLKELAEAKKMVSAQNSGNDGLKLYKDRIEFLELEVEKTKDSERKMLESMISQTKLLEQTKISLEEAKLEIRSLKESLKNSESLVNGSGTEEKDIMMLRNELKSAMAAEEKSKKAMDDLAIALKEVTTEMNQVKEKLLITETELDNARVDAHRSKNQLKSVEEKYQAAVEESERLRFELEETVAAWNAKEDGFIDCMKVSEEEISKGRQENDKLIDSQRVVRDENAKLRDILKQAVNEASVVKETLEIVRNENSHLKDMIAEKENVVQKIKQDYDSLKVSEAAALGSVNELKGLLAATASTGSFESRSFRQTRVVANDDKINKSTTKFLSDRWKGDNLKIQNGRRHSIGEPGKFKGPAFDARESPEYERDRMFASISNISDWKVPSSIVTDDTGTLSLDGYDHLDASDNLKVMENDSLTSANQKKKKTMFRKFGEMIRRRSFHK